One window of Terriglobales bacterium genomic DNA carries:
- a CDS encoding response regulator transcription factor → MRILVAEDDHSFAEFLQRRLQQEHFAVHVVSDGCEAKKIASEQPYDLLLLDLDLPGRGGLDVLREIRSRKPDLPVVIVTGSSLVEERVRGLDAGADDYLAKPFAFAELAARIRAVLRRGNRPGRAVLQIDDLELDRVSHTVRRGSRDIELSPKEFSLLEFLMRNEGQPVTRHSIAAQVWRLSLDNMTNVVDVYINYLRRKVDSGHDRPLIRTVRGIGYQIGGNGQPASLQS, encoded by the coding sequence ATGCGCATTCTTGTCGCTGAAGATGACCACTCCTTCGCCGAATTTCTGCAAAGGCGTTTGCAGCAGGAACATTTCGCCGTGCACGTCGTTTCCGATGGCTGCGAAGCCAAAAAAATAGCTTCCGAGCAGCCTTATGATCTGCTTCTTCTGGACCTGGATCTACCCGGGCGCGGCGGCTTGGACGTGCTGCGTGAGATTCGTTCGCGAAAACCCGATTTGCCCGTGGTCATCGTGACGGGTTCCAGTCTCGTCGAAGAACGCGTTCGTGGGCTCGACGCCGGTGCCGACGACTATCTGGCGAAGCCCTTTGCGTTTGCAGAACTTGCCGCCCGCATTCGCGCCGTGTTGCGCCGGGGAAACCGCCCGGGCCGCGCCGTGCTTCAAATCGATGACCTCGAGCTCGACCGCGTCAGCCATACCGTTCGCCGTGGCAGCCGCGATATCGAGCTCAGCCCCAAGGAATTCTCTTTGCTCGAATTCTTGATGCGCAACGAAGGCCAACCCGTCACGCGCCACTCCATCGCCGCGCAGGTCTGGCGCCTGAGCCTCGACAACATGACCAACGTCGTCGACGTCTACATCAACTATTTGCGTCGCAAGGTCGATTCCGGCCACGATCGTCCGCTCATTCGCACCGTTCGCGGCATCGGCTACCAAATCGGCGGCAACGGCCAGCCTGCTTCGCTACAGAGCTAG
- a CDS encoding (2Fe-2S)-binding protein — MNISLTINGKSYSQDVEPRLLLIHFLRDVAGLTGTHMGCETSLCGACTVELNGRAIKSCTMFAVQANGAEIVTVEGLATNGKLDPVQEAFWNEHGLQCGFCTPGMIMASKQILDRNPAPTEDEIRHGLEGNVCRCTGYQHIVNAVKAAAAGAGK, encoded by the coding sequence ATGAACATTTCACTCACCATCAACGGGAAAAGCTATTCCCAAGACGTCGAACCACGCCTGCTGCTGATTCATTTCCTGCGCGACGTCGCGGGCCTGACGGGCACGCACATGGGCTGCGAAACTTCGCTCTGCGGGGCGTGCACCGTGGAGCTGAATGGCAGAGCGATTAAGAGTTGCACGATGTTTGCGGTGCAGGCCAACGGCGCGGAGATCGTGACCGTGGAAGGCCTGGCGACGAACGGAAAACTCGATCCCGTCCAGGAAGCGTTCTGGAATGAGCACGGATTGCAGTGCGGATTCTGCACGCCGGGAATGATTATGGCTTCGAAGCAGATTCTAGATCGCAATCCGGCTCCTACGGAAGATGAGATTCGGCACGGGCTCGAAGGCAATGTTTGCCGTTGCACGGGATACCAGCACATTGTCAACGCGGTAAAAGCCGCCGCTGCGGGCGCGGGAAAGTAG
- a CDS encoding xanthine dehydrogenase family protein molybdopterin-binding subunit yields MATTTTKVETFVGKRIRRREDPRLITGTATYVEDIQMPGMNYAVIVRSPHAAARIRSIDTKKAEAAPGVVCVFTGKDTKGVGAVPCGIVMPDLRVPQHTILATDRVYFVGHPVAVVVARDRYLASDAADLIEVDYEVLPAVANPEKALAKGAPAVHPQWPDNVAFTYHQDGGDIDKAFAQADVVVKQRIVSQRLVPMAMETRGVVAEWRGADRQLNLYTSTQIPHLVRTLVAGMLGLEENRMRVIAPEVGGGFGSKLNVYAEEALMGYVSMKINKPVKWIESRRENFTCTIHGRGHVDYYEVAAKRDGTILGIKLKLIQDVGAYHQLLTPLIPQLSVLMMPGLYNTPNIRADIVGVFTNCVPTDAYRGAGRPEATHGIERMVDILAAELKMDPAEIRFKNFVNKDNFPYPTATGLMYDSGDYATPLEKALDLVGYHKLRQEQTDLRKQGKYMGIGISTYGEICAIGPSPATPAGGWESATVKIEPSGKVTIMTGACPHGQGEETTFAQIAADELGVGLDDILVIRGDTAIVQYGIGTFGSRATAVGGTALYYALQDLKAKVKKFGAMLLESEDVSLIGGQVIDNKTGNSKTFQEIAGATYRALKLPPNTEPGLMATRFWEPPNFTFPFGAHIVVTDIDNETGQIKIRRYVAVDDCGNILNPLIVDGQIHGGVAQGLGQALWEQAVYDDNGQLVTGELTDYALPRAHMMPWIESQHTCTPSPVNPLGVKGVGEAGTIGCSPAVVNSVVDALSPLGVRHLDMPLTPEKIWKVLATKN; encoded by the coding sequence ATGGCCACCACGACGACTAAAGTCGAAACTTTTGTCGGCAAGCGCATCCGGCGCCGCGAAGATCCGCGGCTCATCACCGGTACGGCAACGTATGTCGAAGACATCCAGATGCCAGGGATGAACTACGCGGTGATCGTGCGGAGCCCACACGCCGCAGCGCGCATTCGCTCGATTGACACGAAGAAAGCAGAAGCCGCACCCGGAGTGGTTTGCGTTTTCACGGGCAAGGATACGAAAGGTGTGGGCGCGGTGCCCTGCGGCATCGTGATGCCAGACTTGCGCGTGCCGCAGCATACGATCCTCGCCACTGACCGCGTTTATTTCGTGGGACACCCCGTCGCGGTAGTTGTGGCGCGGGACCGTTACCTGGCGAGCGACGCCGCCGATTTGATTGAGGTGGATTACGAAGTGCTGCCCGCGGTGGCCAACCCGGAGAAGGCACTGGCGAAAGGCGCACCGGCTGTGCATCCACAGTGGCCGGACAACGTCGCGTTCACGTATCACCAGGACGGCGGCGATATCGACAAGGCGTTTGCGCAGGCCGATGTCGTGGTGAAGCAGCGCATCGTGAGCCAGCGGCTCGTTCCCATGGCGATGGAAACGCGCGGCGTCGTTGCCGAATGGCGCGGGGCGGACCGTCAGCTCAACCTTTACACGTCGACGCAAATTCCGCACCTGGTGCGCACGCTGGTGGCGGGCATGCTCGGCCTGGAAGAAAACCGCATGCGTGTGATCGCGCCGGAAGTGGGAGGAGGGTTTGGCAGCAAGCTGAACGTTTATGCCGAAGAAGCGCTGATGGGCTACGTGTCGATGAAAATCAACAAGCCCGTCAAGTGGATTGAATCGCGCCGCGAGAATTTTACGTGCACGATTCACGGGCGCGGTCACGTGGACTACTACGAAGTCGCCGCGAAGCGCGACGGCACGATTCTCGGCATCAAGCTGAAACTGATTCAAGACGTGGGCGCGTATCACCAGTTGCTGACGCCGCTGATTCCCCAGTTGAGTGTTCTGATGATGCCAGGACTTTACAACACGCCGAACATTCGCGCGGATATCGTGGGCGTGTTCACGAATTGCGTGCCGACGGATGCGTATCGCGGCGCGGGCCGCCCCGAAGCCACGCACGGGATCGAGCGTATGGTCGATATTCTTGCGGCTGAGCTGAAGATGGATCCGGCGGAAATTCGCTTCAAGAATTTCGTCAACAAGGACAACTTCCCCTATCCCACGGCCACGGGCCTCATGTATGACTCCGGTGATTACGCGACGCCGCTGGAGAAGGCGCTCGACCTCGTTGGCTATCACAAGCTGCGCCAGGAACAAACCGACTTGCGCAAGCAAGGCAAATACATGGGCATCGGCATTTCTACTTACGGCGAAATCTGCGCCATCGGCCCGTCGCCCGCGACGCCCGCGGGCGGATGGGAAAGCGCCACGGTGAAAATCGAGCCCAGCGGCAAAGTCACCATCATGACGGGGGCGTGCCCGCACGGGCAGGGCGAAGAAACTACGTTCGCGCAAATTGCCGCCGATGAGCTTGGGGTCGGTCTCGACGACATCCTGGTGATTCGCGGCGATACCGCCATTGTGCAATATGGCATCGGAACTTTCGGCAGCCGGGCCACAGCGGTTGGCGGCACGGCGCTTTACTACGCGTTGCAAGACTTGAAAGCCAAGGTCAAAAAATTCGGCGCGATGCTGCTGGAATCGGAAGACGTTTCGCTGATTGGCGGGCAGGTCATTGACAACAAGACGGGCAACTCGAAAACGTTCCAGGAAATTGCGGGAGCCACGTATCGCGCATTGAAACTGCCTCCGAACACGGAGCCCGGGTTGATGGCCACGCGCTTCTGGGAGCCGCCGAACTTCACGTTCCCCTTTGGCGCGCACATCGTGGTCACAGATATCGACAACGAAACCGGCCAGATCAAGATCCGCCGCTACGTTGCAGTCGACGATTGCGGGAACATTTTGAATCCGCTCATTGTCGACGGGCAAATCCACGGCGGTGTGGCGCAAGGCCTCGGGCAGGCGTTGTGGGAGCAGGCGGTTTATGACGACAATGGACAACTCGTCACCGGCGAATTGACGGACTATGCGCTCCCCCGCGCACACATGATGCCGTGGATTGAAAGCCAGCACACGTGCACGCCGTCACCGGTGAATCCGCTCGGCGTGAAAGGCGTCGGCGAAGCGGGCACGATTGGGTGCTCACCCGCCGTCGTCAATTCTGTGGTTGACGCACTTTCTCCGCTGGGGGTGCGTCACCTCGACATGCCGCTGACGCCGGAAAAAATCTGGAAAGTTCTGGCTACGAAGAACTGA